One window of Cohnella hashimotonis genomic DNA carries:
- a CDS encoding nucleotide pyrophosphohydrolase, which translates to MAESQIADLVLAERHLSDIQRDVDAYISQFKEGYFSPLAMLARLTEEAGELAREVNHKYGEKPKKADEADNSIEMELGDVLFIVLCFANREGIDLTRAIERVLHKFGTRDADRWTKKHTDTP; encoded by the coding sequence GTGGCTGAATCCCAAATCGCGGACCTTGTTCTCGCCGAACGGCACCTGTCTGACATACAGCGAGACGTCGACGCCTATATTTCGCAATTCAAGGAAGGTTATTTCTCTCCGCTCGCGATGCTGGCCAGATTAACCGAAGAAGCGGGCGAGCTGGCGCGCGAAGTCAATCACAAATACGGCGAGAAGCCGAAGAAGGCGGACGAAGCCGACAATTCCATCGAGATGGAGCTTGGCGACGTTCTGTTCATCGTCCTGTGCTTCGCCAACCGGGAAGGGATCGACCTCACCCGGGCCATCGAGCGCGTCTTGCACAAGTTCGGTACGCGCGATGCGGACAGATGGACGAAGAAGCACACGGATACCCCGTAG
- a CDS encoding DUF2487 family protein produces MRFSEFDENNWSDLQPYLDTAVIPVTGLQGGERPPDAAELVGAAGDWLAPIESAFKGRTVTYPAHHYVGPGDEAPLDAVCARLKSGGFKFVIVVSGKSGWDKTGVPSADLFACPTEEVSEPDAETLRRSVSEMWKRAAQA; encoded by the coding sequence ATGAGATTCAGCGAGTTCGACGAAAACAATTGGAGCGACCTGCAGCCGTATCTGGACACCGCGGTGATTCCCGTGACGGGACTGCAAGGCGGGGAGCGGCCTCCGGACGCGGCCGAGCTCGTCGGCGCGGCGGGAGATTGGCTTGCGCCGATCGAATCGGCTTTCAAGGGCAGGACGGTCACCTATCCGGCCCACCATTATGTCGGCCCGGGCGATGAAGCGCCGCTCGACGCAGTTTGTGCCCGGCTCAAGTCCGGCGGCTTTAAATTCGTGATCGTCGTGTCGGGCAAGTCCGGCTGGGACAAGACGGGCGTGCCGTCGGCGGACCTTTTCGCCTGCCCGACGGAAGAAGTGAGCGAGCCTGATGCAGAAACGCTGCGACGAAGCGTGTCGGAAATGTGGAAGCGGGCGGCGCAGGCTTGA
- the bshA gene encoding N-acetyl-alpha-D-glucosaminyl L-malate synthase BshA, with product MFRPLKIGITCYPSLGGSGVVATELGKLLAEKGHEIHFITQSMPFRLGKFQRNIYYHEVEVSDYYVFRYPPYDLSLASKMHQVSKLQELDLLHVHYAVPHAICALLAKQMSGGKLKIVTTLHGTDITVLAQDETLKDIIRLGIGASDAVTAVSQDLIRETQELLDIRTPIELTYNFVDKRVYYPREVSDMRKDFAEPHEKVLMHISNFRPVKRTSDVVDIFAKVHAELPAKLLLVGEGPDLPKIQSKIRSMGLEHRVHYLGKQDDVAEVLSLADLVLLPSEKESFGLVALEAMACGVPTIGSTAGGIPELVVSGETGFLAPIGHTSEMAAHAVRLLSDEVLYAQFREACLMRSRTQFCNDLITAQYEKIYYNVLGISAPITEPACEPR from the coding sequence ATGTTCAGACCGCTTAAGATCGGCATTACTTGCTATCCTTCGCTGGGCGGCTCGGGCGTCGTGGCTACCGAGCTCGGCAAGCTGCTTGCCGAGAAGGGACACGAGATTCATTTCATCACGCAGAGCATGCCTTTTCGGCTTGGCAAGTTTCAGCGCAATATTTATTATCACGAGGTAGAAGTATCGGATTATTACGTATTCCGATACCCCCCGTACGATTTGTCGCTAGCGAGCAAAATGCATCAGGTCTCTAAGCTGCAGGAGCTCGATCTGCTGCATGTCCACTATGCAGTGCCGCATGCGATTTGCGCGCTGCTGGCCAAGCAGATGTCCGGCGGCAAGCTCAAGATCGTCACGACGCTGCACGGTACGGACATTACGGTGCTGGCGCAGGACGAAACGCTCAAGGACATCATCAGGCTCGGCATCGGGGCGAGCGATGCGGTAACCGCTGTCAGTCAGGATCTGATCCGCGAGACGCAGGAACTGCTCGATATCCGGACGCCGATCGAGTTGACCTACAATTTCGTGGACAAACGCGTGTATTACCCGCGCGAAGTGTCGGACATGCGCAAGGATTTTGCGGAGCCGCACGAAAAAGTGTTGATGCACATCTCCAACTTCCGGCCCGTCAAGCGGACGTCCGACGTTGTAGACATTTTCGCGAAGGTTCATGCGGAACTGCCCGCCAAGCTGTTGCTAGTGGGCGAAGGTCCGGATCTGCCGAAGATTCAGTCCAAGATCCGTTCGATGGGTCTCGAGCATCGCGTGCACTATTTGGGCAAGCAAGACGATGTGGCCGAGGTGCTGTCGCTGGCCGATCTCGTGCTCCTGCCTTCGGAAAAGGAGAGCTTCGGACTCGTAGCCCTCGAGGCGATGGCCTGCGGCGTGCCGACGATCGGTTCCACCGCCGGCGGCATTCCGGAGCTGGTCGTCAGCGGGGAGACGGGTTTTCTCGCTCCGATCGGCCACACATCCGAAATGGCCGCCCACGCCGTGCGTCTGCTCTCGGACGAAGTTCTTTACGCGCAGTTCAGGGAAGCCTGCCTGATGCGCTCGCGCACGCAATTTTGCAACGATCTGATTACCGCCCAATATGAAAAAATTTATTACAACGTGCTTGGCATTTCGGCTCCGATCACAGAACCGGCCTGCGAACCCCGCTGA
- a CDS encoding anti-sigma factor family protein, with the protein MTLTCGHVQQQMESYWDLEEGDPQRREIDAHVAGCPSCAAEFHWWEESTALIREVALEESYSVPSQSAQAVNVSVMSRIYAEDGWLLPPARRAYSFTGPFRRRVVTIVACLLALCCSGILLTLYDRMHAGRTQSAGIMEAAGTGEMRGALQIDMPVSRMSDPFVLNSSPAMPGYWIMLSVLGVLAAFLIVNWYSRLKKG; encoded by the coding sequence ATGACCCTGACGTGCGGACACGTTCAGCAGCAGATGGAATCGTACTGGGATCTCGAGGAGGGCGATCCGCAGCGGCGGGAGATCGATGCGCATGTGGCGGGCTGCCCGTCTTGCGCAGCCGAATTCCATTGGTGGGAGGAGAGCACGGCGCTTATTCGGGAGGTTGCGCTCGAAGAGTCCTATTCGGTGCCTTCACAGTCCGCCCAGGCGGTCAACGTCAGCGTGATGAGCCGAATTTATGCGGAGGACGGTTGGCTGCTGCCGCCGGCGCGCAGAGCCTACTCCTTTACCGGTCCGTTCCGCCGAAGGGTCGTCACGATCGTCGCGTGTCTGCTGGCGCTTTGCTGCAGCGGCATCCTGCTCACGCTCTATGACCGCATGCACGCAGGCCGTACGCAATCGGCGGGCATTATGGAAGCTGCGGGTACGGGCGAAATGCGGGGCGCGCTCCAGATCGACATGCCCGTTTCCCGCATGAGCGATCCGTTTGTGCTGAATTCGTCGCCTGCGATGCCCGGCTATTGGATTATGCTGTCGGTACTCGGCGTACTGGCGGCCTTTCTTATCGTAAACTGGTATTCGAGGTTAAAAAAAGGATGA
- a CDS encoding sporulation protein YpjB, whose translation MSMNGVRIRIRIRMSRRALAAALLILWLEALLGGQAAAADGEKLLRDPVDRFRLAAESLYRSVSDGDPLVVLRNVTQAEEALLSVPSKSLPAPEATAALAAAMERMRRAVSALSPDAEEVYGASASLRLAADAVSPNGQGLWLDYRRLMREDTEALRTAITSAGDRPSPEAKERLTSLSGHYGLIRTAVVATGRGEQAERADAVIRYAERILSADAPDPSLAAELAPRIGAAIEGLYPPAAEAPTSGSLAAAPPAGFFSAIGAFILTVLTYSGWRKYRGERRNK comes from the coding sequence ATGTCGATGAACGGTGTACGCATACGCATACGCATACGCATGTCGCGCCGCGCACTCGCGGCAGCCTTATTGATTTTATGGCTTGAGGCCTTGCTCGGCGGACAGGCCGCTGCTGCAGACGGCGAGAAGCTCCTGCGAGATCCGGTCGACCGTTTCCGCTTGGCGGCGGAGAGCCTTTACAGATCCGTGAGCGACGGCGATCCGCTTGTCGTGCTGCGCAATGTTACGCAGGCGGAAGAAGCGCTGCTCTCGGTCCCTTCCAAAAGCTTGCCTGCGCCCGAGGCAACTGCTGCGCTAGCTGCCGCCATGGAACGGATGCGGCGAGCTGTATCCGCGCTGTCTCCGGACGCGGAAGAGGTGTACGGGGCATCTGCATCGCTGAGACTGGCTGCGGACGCGGTATCTCCGAACGGGCAGGGGTTATGGCTGGATTATCGCAGATTGATGCGCGAAGATACGGAAGCGCTTCGTACGGCCATCACAAGCGCCGGGGACAGGCCGAGTCCCGAAGCGAAGGAGCGGCTGACTTCCTTAAGCGGCCATTACGGACTGATAAGGACGGCGGTCGTCGCGACCGGAAGAGGGGAGCAGGCGGAACGCGCGGATGCCGTCATTCGCTATGCGGAACGGATCCTTTCCGCGGACGCGCCGGATCCGTCTCTGGCGGCCGAGCTCGCGCCCCGGATCGGGGCTGCGATCGAGGGACTGTACCCGCCGGCTGCGGAGGCGCCGACTTCGGGCTCTCTTGCCGCTGCGCCGCCTGCCGGATTTTTCTCGGCGATCGGCGCTTTTATCCTCACGGTGCTGACTTATTCGGGATGGCGCAAGTACCGGGGAGAGCGGCGCAATAAATAA
- a CDS encoding histidine phosphatase family protein: protein MKLGLVRHGVTSWNIAGRIQGATDIPLSAEGERQALLLADRLRREPATWDGIVCSDLMRARRTGELIAERLELPLVSDVLLRERSFGEAEGTTEDERVARWGADWRGRVPGQESDAQVRTRGLAFVEAFTARHPGESWLVVTHGSFLAQLLQALDSGVDDSRIANLSLTIVEREDAGWVPTLHNCTAHLR, encoded by the coding sequence ATGAAACTCGGCTTGGTTCGGCATGGCGTCACTTCCTGGAATATAGCCGGCCGGATTCAGGGCGCGACGGATATCCCGCTTAGCGCGGAGGGCGAACGGCAAGCCCTTCTGCTGGCGGACAGGCTTCGTAGGGAGCCTGCGACGTGGGACGGCATCGTATGCAGCGACCTGATGCGCGCCAGACGCACGGGCGAACTGATCGCGGAGCGATTGGAACTGCCGCTCGTAAGCGACGTCCTCCTGCGCGAACGCAGCTTCGGAGAAGCGGAGGGCACGACGGAGGACGAGCGCGTAGCGCGTTGGGGCGCGGATTGGCGCGGACGGGTTCCCGGCCAGGAGTCCGATGCGCAAGTGAGGACCAGAGGCTTGGCTTTCGTAGAGGCGTTCACTGCGAGGCATCCCGGCGAGAGCTGGCTTGTCGTGACGCACGGCAGCTTTTTGGCTCAACTGCTTCAGGCGCTTGACAGCGGCGTGGACGACAGCCGGATCGCGAACCTGTCGTTGACGATCGTGGAGCGCGAGGACGCCGGTTGGGTGCCTACGCTCCATAATTGCACGGCGCACCTGAGATGA
- a CDS encoding ubiquinol-cytochrome c reductase iron-sulfur subunit gives MDHNQQHETSHKPIKRNEMTRRQFLSYTLGGATAFMAGGAIIPMLRFAVDPLLQKKAETAFVKAIEEKDVTKEPKSIDFKVHQVDGWYESDPKLQAFVAKGDDGKIFALSPVCKHLGCTISWSGEEAPDLYHCPCHGARYTKDGKNLKVAPKPLDEYQVKVENGWVYLGPLESNTRV, from the coding sequence ATGGACCACAATCAGCAGCACGAAACCTCGCATAAGCCGATCAAGCGCAATGAAATGACAAGACGTCAATTTCTATCTTATACGCTCGGCGGAGCTACTGCATTCATGGCGGGCGGCGCGATCATCCCGATGCTGCGCTTCGCTGTAGACCCGCTTTTGCAGAAGAAGGCTGAGACCGCTTTCGTCAAGGCGATCGAGGAGAAAGACGTGACCAAGGAGCCGAAGAGCATCGACTTCAAGGTTCACCAGGTCGACGGGTGGTACGAGAGCGACCCGAAGCTCCAAGCTTTCGTAGCGAAGGGCGACGACGGCAAGATTTTCGCGCTGTCCCCGGTGTGCAAGCACTTGGGCTGCACGATCAGCTGGAGCGGCGAAGAAGCGCCGGATCTGTATCACTGCCCTTGCCACGGTGCAAGATATACAAAAGACGGCAAAAATCTCAAGGTGGCGCCGAAGCCGCTTGACGAATACCAAGTCAAGGTAGAGAACGGCTGGGTATATCTCGGACCGCTTGAATCGAACACACGGGTATAG
- a CDS encoding tetratricopeptide repeat protein translates to MKDGETCLRRAYEAILASDFEAAVDWFRHAVEAEPDNASYYYKGSISLARSGKLDLALDYARNAVRLAPREADYRLHLRLVEGRQLARQAKALLVKPQPEPDTAIELLQEAVELDPLDAGAYLLLGIACRLAGEYDRAIEALSAAKEMNPMMLEAGRLLREAKMERARRWRLIYTHYTRRRNR, encoded by the coding sequence GTGAAGGACGGGGAAACTTGCTTGCGCCGCGCCTACGAAGCCATCCTGGCCTCGGACTTCGAAGCCGCGGTCGATTGGTTCCGCCATGCGGTCGAGGCGGAGCCGGACAATGCTTCCTACTATTATAAAGGCTCCATCAGCCTCGCGCGAAGCGGGAAGCTCGACCTTGCGCTCGACTATGCGCGCAATGCCGTGCGCCTTGCTCCGCGGGAAGCCGACTACCGGCTGCATCTTCGGCTGGTCGAAGGGCGGCAGCTCGCAAGACAGGCCAAGGCGCTGCTGGTGAAGCCGCAGCCCGAGCCGGATACGGCGATCGAGCTGCTGCAGGAGGCGGTCGAGCTCGATCCGCTCGATGCGGGCGCGTATTTGCTGCTCGGCATCGCTTGCCGGCTCGCGGGCGAATACGACCGGGCGATCGAAGCGCTGAGCGCCGCCAAGGAGATGAATCCGATGATGCTTGAAGCGGGCAGGCTGCTCCGGGAGGCGAAGATGGAGCGCGCGAGGCGCTGGCGGCTCATTTATACTCATTATACTAGAAGAAGGAACAGGTGA
- a CDS encoding DUF1405 domain-containing protein: MDLNVLLSRRFLTQNWVMTLLMVFYVFGTIYGYYWYKNQLVDTMQTHPAWQLPFVPDSPTASAFFTIAALWLWLSPLGTGASKLTSGVRGVIEALAVVTSIKYGIWATIIIFASAAYGSPIVWQDWMLIVSHMSMAVCAVVYGRFFLYGTVALGIAAAWTLLNDTVDYSFGVYPSLPQSLDDRLLGVAIFTFALTIFSIGIAAVVSFANQRVRRTASVRGEV; the protein is encoded by the coding sequence ATGGATCTGAATGTATTGCTGTCGCGCCGCTTTTTGACGCAAAATTGGGTAATGACGCTGCTCATGGTCTTTTATGTGTTCGGTACGATATACGGCTATTACTGGTACAAAAACCAGCTGGTAGACACGATGCAGACGCATCCTGCCTGGCAGCTGCCCTTCGTGCCGGACAGTCCGACGGCTTCGGCGTTCTTTACGATTGCGGCGTTATGGCTCTGGCTGTCGCCTTTAGGCACGGGGGCAAGCAAGCTGACGTCAGGCGTGCGGGGCGTCATCGAGGCACTCGCAGTCGTCACTTCTATTAAATACGGAATCTGGGCGACAATCATCATTTTCGCGAGTGCAGCCTATGGCAGCCCGATCGTTTGGCAGGACTGGATGCTCATCGTCTCGCATATGTCCATGGCGGTATGCGCTGTCGTTTACGGCCGTTTTTTCCTGTACGGGACCGTTGCGCTCGGCATCGCAGCCGCGTGGACGCTGCTCAACGATACCGTCGATTACAGCTTCGGTGTGTATCCGAGCCTGCCGCAGTCCCTCGACGACCGGCTGCTTGGCGTGGCGATATTCACCTTTGCACTGACGATCTTCAGTATCGGCATAGCAGCCGTCGTATCGTTTGCCAATCAACGCGTCAGACGAACTGCCTCGGTCCGGGGCGAGGTCTAA
- a CDS encoding menaquinol-cytochrome c reductase cytochrome b/c subunit yields the protein MAHGKGNSNEKIVYVGDSRIRKPHPDKPAPPDYTAFPGKSEAFIPNFLLKEWMAGVVVLVGFLTLTIAEPAPLGYPANPLNGAFIPMPDWYFLFIYQLLKYPYTSENYIVLGTIGLPAILFGALFLAPFLDTGKERRFYRRPIASSLMFVTLIASVYLTWVSWHHYTKELEANGTIPEHIEREMKSEEQIAEGKGRYIYGKEKVPALVAPEDEAFSVTMKAQCIACHGTELQGQVGPMLAGIGDTLNHDQIKEIVTNGKDGMPAFKGTLSDEEIDKVATWLAKQKAATE from the coding sequence TTGGCACATGGTAAAGGCAATTCTAACGAGAAGATCGTATACGTAGGCGACTCGCGCATTCGCAAGCCGCACCCGGACAAGCCGGCTCCGCCGGACTACACGGCGTTTCCCGGCAAGTCCGAAGCGTTTATCCCGAACTTCCTGCTGAAGGAATGGATGGCGGGCGTCGTCGTGCTCGTAGGCTTCCTGACGCTGACGATCGCGGAGCCCGCTCCGCTCGGCTATCCGGCGAACCCGCTTAACGGCGCGTTCATTCCGATGCCGGACTGGTACTTCCTTTTCATTTATCAGCTGCTGAAGTATCCGTACACGTCCGAGAACTACATCGTGCTCGGCACGATTGGACTTCCGGCGATCTTGTTCGGCGCGCTATTCCTCGCTCCGTTCCTCGATACGGGCAAGGAGCGCAGATTCTATCGCCGTCCGATCGCAAGCTCGCTCATGTTCGTGACGTTGATCGCCAGCGTATACCTGACTTGGGTATCGTGGCATCACTACACCAAGGAGCTTGAAGCGAACGGCACCATCCCCGAGCATATCGAGCGGGAGATGAAATCCGAAGAGCAGATCGCCGAGGGTAAAGGCCGTTACATCTACGGCAAGGAAAAGGTGCCTGCGTTGGTCGCGCCTGAGGACGAAGCGTTCTCCGTCACGATGAAGGCGCAGTGTATCGCTTGCCACGGCACCGAGCTGCAAGGTCAAGTCGGTCCGATGCTGGCGGGAATCGGCGACACGCTGAATCACGATCAGATCAAAGAGATCGTCACCAACGGTAAAGACGGGATGCCTGCCTTCAAGGGTACGCTTTCCGACGAAGAGATCGACAAGGTCGCGACTTGGCTGGCGAAGCAGAAGGCCGCAACCGAATAA
- the qcrB gene encoding menaquinol-cytochrome c reductase cytochrome b subunit, translated as MFKGMYNWIDERLDVTPMWRDIADHEVPEHVNPAHHFSAFVYCFGGLTFFITVIQILSGMFLTMYYVPDIINAYYSVDYLQHQVAFGVIVRGMHHWGASLVIVMMFLHTLRVFFTGSYKAPREMNWVVGMLIFFVMLGLGFTGYLLPWDNKAYFATKVGMEIAGSVPWIGGYIKELLAGGTIVGAQTLTRFFAIHVFFLPGVLLTLLAAHFFMIRKQGISGPL; from the coding sequence ATGTTTAAAGGCATGTATAACTGGATTGACGAACGTCTCGATGTTACGCCGATGTGGAGAGATATCGCGGACCACGAGGTGCCTGAGCATGTTAACCCGGCTCACCATTTCTCCGCGTTCGTATATTGCTTCGGCGGACTGACGTTCTTTATTACCGTCATCCAGATCCTTTCGGGGATGTTTCTTACGATGTACTACGTGCCGGATATCATCAACGCGTATTACAGCGTCGACTATCTGCAGCACCAGGTCGCCTTCGGCGTTATCGTCCGGGGCATGCACCACTGGGGCGCAAGCCTCGTTATCGTTATGATGTTCCTACATACGCTTCGGGTCTTCTTTACCGGCTCCTACAAGGCGCCGCGCGAGATGAACTGGGTCGTTGGGATGCTCATTTTCTTCGTCATGCTGGGACTGGGCTTCACCGGTTACCTGCTTCCGTGGGACAACAAAGCATACTTTGCAACCAAGGTAGGCATGGAGATTGCGGGTTCGGTCCCGTGGATCGGCGGATATATCAAGGAGTTGCTGGCCGGCGGCACGATCGTCGGCGCGCAGACGCTGACTCGATTCTTCGCGATTCACGTGTTCTTCCTGCCCGGCGTGCTGCTCACGCTGCTTGCCGCACACTTCTTCATGATTCGCAAACAGGGCATTTCCGGGCCGCTGTAA
- a CDS encoding IDEAL domain-containing protein: MDIRIAYETMLGLAAEMTLDEALRKYRKEQLYGEIDHALEEGDSESFLRLTEELKAILH; this comes from the coding sequence ATGGACATTAGAATCGCATACGAGACGATGCTCGGCCTCGCGGCCGAAATGACGCTTGACGAGGCGCTGCGTAAATACCGCAAGGAGCAGTTGTACGGCGAGATCGACCACGCGCTCGAAGAAGGAGATTCCGAATCGTTCCTGCGGTTGACCGAAGAGCTCAAAGCCATTCTTCATTAG
- a CDS encoding YitT family protein, whose protein sequence is MTRQKLWASVRTWSILLLGTALYGFGIVYFIVPNRLMEGGVTGVGILLLYAAGLPASITTLVLNLPLFWLGWRKLGFRAMVYTFGGTVSLSVFLWLWQTMVDHGWLTPFTTQQDFILVVLYAGVTLGAGLGLVFYAGGTTGGVDIVARIANRRGGVSMGQFILLMDVVILGTSLIFIPKEKVLYTLVSVFISSRVIDFVQEGAYAAKAFTILCREPEKLAKQITSELERGVTLMNAVGAYSGESRMAVYCVVSRFEVRKLKSLVRQHDRQAFIVIADVHDVLGEGFREE, encoded by the coding sequence ATGACTCGGCAAAAGCTATGGGCTTCGGTACGAACATGGAGCATTTTGCTGCTCGGCACCGCCCTTTACGGATTCGGAATCGTATATTTTATCGTGCCGAACCGGCTGATGGAGGGCGGCGTGACGGGCGTAGGCATCCTTCTGCTCTATGCGGCGGGCCTGCCGGCTTCGATCACGACGCTCGTACTCAATCTGCCTCTGTTCTGGCTCGGCTGGCGGAAGCTCGGCTTCCGGGCCATGGTTTACACCTTCGGCGGAACGGTGTCTTTATCCGTATTTTTATGGCTCTGGCAGACGATGGTCGATCATGGATGGCTTACGCCCTTTACGACGCAGCAGGACTTCATTCTTGTCGTGCTCTATGCCGGGGTGACGCTGGGCGCCGGGCTGGGACTCGTCTTCTACGCCGGCGGGACGACGGGCGGCGTGGATATCGTCGCGCGCATCGCCAACCGCCGCGGCGGGGTCAGCATGGGCCAATTCATCTTGCTCATGGATGTCGTTATCCTCGGCACCTCGCTCATTTTTATTCCAAAGGAAAAAGTCCTTTATACACTCGTGAGCGTTTTTATCTCCTCGCGCGTCATCGATTTCGTACAGGAAGGCGCTTATGCAGCCAAGGCCTTCACGATATTGTGCCGGGAGCCCGAGAAACTGGCCAAACAAATTACGAGCGAACTCGAGCGCGGCGTCACCCTCATGAACGCGGTCGGCGCGTATTCGGGCGAGAGCAGGATGGCCGTTTACTGCGTGGTCAGCCGGTTTGAGGTGCGCAAATTAAAAAGCCTTGTCCGTCAGCACGACAGACAGGCTTTTATCGTGATCGCCGACGTCCACGACGTGCTTGGCGAAGGCTTTAGAGAAGAATAA
- the bshB1 gene encoding bacillithiol biosynthesis deacetylase BshB1: MSDAVQLDLLVFAAHPDDAEIGMGGTIAKASREGRRVGMYDLTFAEMSSNGDPKTRQREAAKASELLGLAVRGNLGLPDRGLKAGSEQVDKLVEVIRRHRPRIVFAPYYEDRHPDHTACSRLAEEAVFNAKLRRYRPEWEAWSPDAFCYYFINDMHTPQLVVDITEYQSIKMDALSAYRSQFAPMEETPDWVPTPLTAGYLDNVAARDRLFGAPHRVAYAEGFIAKGSLKLDGF; the protein is encoded by the coding sequence ATGAGCGACGCTGTGCAGCTTGACCTGCTCGTATTCGCTGCACATCCGGACGACGCCGAGATCGGCATGGGCGGCACGATCGCCAAGGCTTCGCGCGAGGGGCGCCGCGTCGGCATGTACGACTTAACCTTTGCCGAAATGTCGTCCAACGGCGACCCGAAGACGCGCCAGCGGGAAGCGGCCAAGGCGAGCGAATTATTAGGCTTGGCGGTACGCGGCAATCTCGGTCTGCCCGACCGGGGACTGAAGGCAGGCTCCGAACAGGTGGACAAGCTGGTCGAAGTCATTCGCAGGCATCGTCCGCGCATCGTATTCGCGCCTTATTACGAAGACCGGCATCCCGACCATACGGCATGCAGCCGGCTCGCCGAGGAAGCGGTATTTAATGCCAAGCTGCGCCGCTACCGTCCCGAATGGGAAGCCTGGTCGCCGGACGCTTTTTGCTACTACTTCATTAACGATATGCATACGCCCCAGCTGGTCGTCGATATTACGGAATACCAGTCGATCAAGATGGACGCGCTGTCGGCTTACCGGTCCCAGTTCGCCCCGATGGAGGAGACGCCGGACTGGGTGCCGACGCCGCTCACCGCCGGCTATCTGGACAACGTTGCCGCGCGCGACCGCCTGTTCGGGGCGCCTCACCGCGTCGCCTATGCCGAAGGCTTTATTGCCAAAGGCTCGCTGAAGCTGGATGGATTCTAA
- the dapB gene encoding 4-hydroxy-tetrahydrodipicolinate reductase → MSQQIKVAVAGAAGRMGREVVKMVLEDPSLTLVAAIGRSASGEDAGRLVGLPEAGVAMTDDLERALRDSRPDVLVDFTNPKSAMPNTMTAVKLGVRPVVGTTGFTQEQMDEIDRACRERGIGCLIAPNFSIGALLMMKFAAEAAKYMPHVEIIEYHGDQKLDAPSGTSIKTAERIEETRRELRQGNPNEEEVIEGARGGYFGGFRIHSVRLPGVFAQQEVIFGGHGQTLKIRHDSYDRAGYMPGVATAVKKIVDVTGLVYGFEHLLD, encoded by the coding sequence ATGTCGCAGCAAATCAAAGTCGCCGTAGCCGGCGCAGCGGGAAGAATGGGACGCGAAGTGGTCAAAATGGTGCTGGAGGATCCGTCGCTCACGCTTGTGGCCGCAATCGGCCGATCCGCATCCGGCGAGGATGCGGGTCGGCTCGTCGGTCTGCCCGAAGCGGGCGTCGCGATGACAGACGATCTGGAGCGGGCGCTTCGGGACAGCCGTCCGGACGTGCTCGTCGACTTCACGAACCCCAAGTCCGCCATGCCCAATACGATGACGGCGGTCAAGCTTGGCGTCAGGCCCGTCGTTGGCACGACAGGGTTCACGCAGGAGCAGATGGACGAGATCGACCGGGCGTGCCGCGAACGCGGAATCGGCTGCCTGATCGCGCCGAACTTCTCGATCGGCGCCCTGCTCATGATGAAGTTCGCCGCCGAAGCGGCCAAGTATATGCCTCATGTCGAGATTATCGAGTACCACGGCGACCAGAAACTGGACGCGCCGTCCGGCACCTCGATCAAGACCGCGGAGCGAATCGAGGAGACGCGGCGCGAGCTGCGTCAAGGAAACCCTAACGAGGAAGAAGTAATCGAGGGGGCGCGCGGCGGTTATTTCGGGGGCTTCCGGATACATAGCGTGCGGCTTCCGGGGGTTTTCGCCCAGCAGGAAGTCATCTTCGGCGGGCACGGCCAGACGCTCAAGATTCGGCACGACAGCTACGACCGTGCGGGCTACATGCCGGGCGTAGCCACGGCCGTCAAGAAGATCGTCGACGTGACCGGGCTCGTTTACGGCTTCGAGCATCTGCTCGACTGA
- a CDS encoding methylglyoxal synthase produces MLNIALIAHDRKKEEMVNFAIAYEQVFKPHKLYATGTTGSRIMENTSLQVHRFASGPLGGDQQIGAMVATNEMDFIIFLRDPLMAQPHEPDIIALLRLSDVQGIPVATNVATAELLVKCLERGDFAWRELVHKYKPGIDE; encoded by the coding sequence ATGCTGAATATCGCACTGATTGCGCACGATCGCAAAAAAGAAGAGATGGTGAACTTCGCGATCGCCTACGAGCAAGTGTTCAAGCCTCACAAGCTTTATGCGACCGGCACGACCGGTTCGCGCATCATGGAAAATACGTCGCTGCAGGTGCACCGCTTCGCATCGGGACCGCTAGGCGGCGACCAGCAGATCGGCGCGATGGTTGCGACCAACGAAATGGATTTCATTATTTTTCTTAGAGATCCGCTCATGGCCCAGCCGCACGAACCGGATATCATCGCGCTCCTTCGTCTGTCCGATGTGCAAGGTATTCCCGTCGCGACCAATGTCGCAACGGCGGAACTGCTGGTGAAATGCCTCGAGCGCGGCGATTTCGCGTGGCGCGAGCTCGTGCACAAGTACAAGCCCGGTATCGACGAATGA